The Halobaculum magnesiiphilum genome contains the following window.
ACGACCCGATCGACGGCGTGATCCGTACGTCCGTCACCGAGTCGATGCACTCCGGGATCTACGACCTCTTCGCCAACTCCCGCGCGGACCCCGCGGTCGTGCGCGATGTGTTCGACGTGGCGATCGAGCTCGGGAAGAAGGGCCAGAAAGGCAAGCCCGTCGGCGCGCTGTTCGTCGTCGGCGACGCGGGCAAGGTGATGAACAAGTCCCGGCCGCTGAGCTACAACCCCTTCGAGAAGAGCCACGTCCACGTCGGCGACCCCATCGTGAACGTGATGTTAAAGGAGTTCTCGCGGCTCGACGGCGCGTTCGTCATCAGCGACTCCGGGAAGATCGTCTCGGCGTACCGCTACCTCGAACCGGGAGCCGAGGGCGTCGACATCCCGAAGGGGCTGGGCGCGCGACACATGGCCGGCGGCGCCATCACGCGCGACACGAACGCGATCGCCATCGTGCTCTCGGAGTCGGATGGGCTCGTCCGTGCGTTCAAGGGCGGGCGGCTCGTCCTCGAACTCGATCCGGAGGAGTACTGACGCATGATCGACCCACGTTTCACCCCGTCCGTCGAGCCTGGGCCGTCGACCGCGCCGAGCGCGCTCGACACCGTCTCGCCCGCTTCCCCGCCGGTACAATCCGCGGGGGAGGCGATCCGAACCGCACTGATGAGTCTCCCGGCGCGCCTGTGGCTGGCGCTCGGCGTGGTCGTGCTCGCCGCGTTACTCGGCTACCTCGTCGTTCGCGTGAACCGCCGGATCCTCGTCGGCGCCGGCGTCCCCGAGACGATCGAGGGGACGGCGTTCGAACGGACCGCCCGCGAGTTCGGCACCTCGACGGTCTCGCTGGTCGCGAACCTCTCGGGGTACTTCATCTTCATCCTCGGGCTCATCGTCGCGCTCACCATCGCCCGGGTGGAGTACATCGCCGCCTTCTGGAACCGAACCGCCGGCTTCCTTCCGTCGCTGTTTCTCGCGATCCTCGTGCTCATCGTCGGCCTCGTCGTCGGCGACAAGGTCGAACTGCTGATCAACGACCGCCTGCGCGGGATAAAGCTCCCCCAGGCGGGGATCGTTCCGTCCGTCGCCAAGTGGTCGGTGGTGTTCATCGCGGTGCTCGTCGCGCTCGGACAGATCGGCGTCGACACCGCCGCGCTGGTGGTCCTGCTCGCGACGTACGGCTTCGCTCTCGTGCTGTTCGGCGGGCTCGCCTTCCGCGACCTGCTGGCGTCGGGCGCGGCCGGCTTCTATCTCCTGCTCGAACAGCCGTACAGCATCGGCGACCGCGTCCGCATCGGCGACACCGACGGCGTCGTCCAGGAGGTGAACGTGTTCGTCACGCACGTGGAAAGCGACGGCGCTGAGTACGTCGTGCCGAACCGACATGCGTTCACCGAGGGCGTCGTCCGGATCCGCGAGTAGAACGACCGGGTCGTCGTCTCAGCTCTCGTTCTCGTCGCCGTCACGCTCGTCCTCGTCACGCTCGACCGGCTCGGCCGGCACGCCCGCGACCGTCGCCCCCGGCGGCACGTCGTCGGCGACGAGCGAGTTCGCCGCGACCTGCGCGTCCTCGCCGATGCGGACGCCGGGAAGCACGGTCACCTTCGCGCCCAGCATCGCCCGGTCGCCGACGACCACGTCGCCGAGACGGTACTCGTCCTGCAGGAACTCGTGACACAGCAGCACCGAGTCGTAGCCGACGATGGCGTCCTCGCCGAGGGTGATCCGCTCGGGCCAGAACACGTCCGGTGTCGCCTCCAGCCCCCACGAGACCCCCGCCCCGACGGTCGCGCCGAGGCGACGCAAGAGCCAACTCTTCAGCCGGAGGCTCGGGGAGACCCGGATAATCCAGATCGCGAGGTAGTTGAGCGCGACCCTCACCGGGGATTTCGCGTCGGTCCAGTGGCGCAGGGAGTTGCGTCCGCCGGGCGTCGGGTGGCGCTCCAGTCGGTCGTAGCGCGCCGGGCGTTCGTTCCCGTCCCCGCCGATGTCGCCGCCAGCGTCGCCAGCGTCGTCGCCGGGGTCGCCTCCCCCGCCATCGACCTCGTCGTCGGTGCTCACAGGGCGACCGTCGTGACCGTCGATAATCAATCTCGTGCGTTCGAGGACGTGTGTTCGTGACCGATCGAAACAGGGGCGACAGCCGGACGAGGGTTCTTCACCGATGACGCGACCACCGTCGCCGTGCGGTGACTCACGCCTCGGACCGCGTCGCGAAACCGTGACGCGAGCGGTCCGAGCCGGTCGCGGTCGCGTCACGTGTTCGCCATCATTCGTCCGTCAGCGGCGCGTCCTCGGGGATGTCTCCCGACTGAGTCGGCGGCGGAGACGCGTCGATAGCCGCGCTACTCGCCGCGCAACTCGGCCATGTGGTCGATCCGGGACTGCACCAGCTCCGCCGTGCCGATGTCGTGGCGGACGTGGAACCCCTCGTCGACCATCGACAGCGCCGCCTCCGCATCTGCCTCCGCGTCGGCGATGGAGTCGCCGAGGCCGACGACCGCGAACGAGCGCGAGGTCGTGGTGAACAGGCCGTCCTCGCGCTGATCGACGCTCGCGTAGAACAGGAGCGCGTCGCCGACGCTGGACTCGTCCACCTCGATCCGCGCGCCGGCATCGGGCTCGACCGGGTAGCCCGCGGGCACGGCGTATTTGCAGACGGTCGCCTCGCCGGAGAACGCCAGCTCCGGGAGCGACTCGCCGTCGCGGGCGGCGGTGAGTACCTCGAGGAACGGCGTCTCCAGTACCGGCAGCGTGTTCATCGCCTCGGGGTCGCCGAAACGAGCGTTGAACTCGACGACCTTCGGACCATCCACGCCGAGCATGAACTGGCCGTACAGCACGCCCTTGTACTCGGGGAGGGCGTCGACGACTGCCTCGATGATCTCGACGGCGTCGTCGTAGTCATCGTCGGTCATGAACGGGAGCGTCAGGTCGGTGTCTGTGTAGCTTCCCATCCCGCCGGTGTTGGGGCCCTCGTCGCCCTCGTAGGCGCGCTTGTGGTCCTGGACCGCGGGCGTGGTTCGCACCTCGCCGTTCGCGACGAACGCCTGGACGGTGAACTCCTCGCCGACGAGGCGCTCCTCTATCACCCACTCGTCCCACTCTGCGTCGAGGATGTACTCGACCGCCGCGTCGGTCGTAAGCTGGTCGCCGGTCACCCGGACGCCCTTGCCGCCGGTGAGGCCGACGGGCTTGACCGCCACGTCGCCGTCGTACTCGGCGACGTAGTCGGCGGCCGCCTCCGCCGAGTCGAACGTCTCGAAGTCGGGGTTGCCCGGGATGTCGTTGTCCGCCATGAACCGGCGCTGGAACGCCTTGTCCGTCTCGATTCGGGCCTCCTCGGCGCGCGGACCGAACGTGTAGACGCCGGCGTCGTCGAGCGCGTCGGCGACGCCCGCCTCCAGCGCCGACTCGGGGCCGATGACCGCCAGGTCCGCGTCGACCCGCTCTGCGTAGTCGACGATCGCATCGGCGTCCCGCTCGCCGATCTGTTCGAACCCGTCCGCGAGCGACGCGATACCGGGGTTTCGATTGCCGGCGCAAGCGTACAGCGAGGCGTCGCCGGCGACCGCGCGGGCGATGGCGTGTTCGCGCCCGCCCCCGCCGACGAGGAGCACTGTCTCGGACATGGTCGAGTCGAAACTGCACGGGCGTGTAAACCTTACTCTCTGTGAGGGCGAGAGTGTGCGCGTTCGTGCATTCGAACCCGCGGTACGGGCGGCCGACGACCCGCGGCCGCCCCGCTTATCCGTCCCGCCGCCGACCGACCGGCAATGAGCGATCCGACGGCGCGAAACCGGCTGGACGAGGAAGCCAGCCCGTACCTGCGCCAACACGCGGACAATCCGGTCCACTGGCAGCCGTGGGACGACGACGCGCTCGCGGCGGCCCGCGAGCGCGACGTGCCGGTCTTCCTGTCGGTGGGCTACGCCGCGTGTCACTGGTGTCACGTCATGGAGGAGGAATCGTTCGAGGACGAGGCCGTCGCGGACGTGCTCAACGACGAGTTCGTCCCGGTGAAGGTCGACCGCGAGGAGCGACCCGACCTGGACCGGGTGTACCAGACCGTGAACCAGCTCGTCAACGGCCGCGGCGGCTGGCCGCTCTCGGTGTGGCTCACGCCCGAAGGGAAGCCGTTCTACGTCGGGACGTACTTCCCCCGTGACGGCCGCCAGGGGATGCCCGGCTTCCTGGAGGTGTGTCGCAACATCGCCGACTCCTGGAACGACCCCGACCAGCGCGCGGACATGGAGGAACGCGCCGAGCAGTGGACGGCCGCCGCCCGCGACGAGTTGGAGTCGACCGGGGACTCGTCCGGCGGGAGCGTGGGCGACGACGGCGCCGCGGCCGGCGGCGGTCCGCCCGACGCGGACGTCCTCTCTGACGCCGTCACCGCCGCGCTCCGCAGCGCGGATCGCGAGCACGGCGGCTTCGGCAGACAGGGCCCGAAGTTCCCGCAGGTCGGCCGGATCGACCTCCTCATGCAGGCGTACGCGCGCAGCGGCCGCGAGGAACCGCTGAACGTCGCCGTCGAGACGCTCGACGCGATGGCCGACGGCGGGCTGTACGACCAGGTCGGCGGCGGCTTCCACCGCTACTGCACCGACCGCGAGTGGGTCGTCCCCCACTTCGAGAAGATGCTGTACGACAACGCCGAGTTGGCGCGCGTGTTCCTCGACGCCCACCGCCTGCTCGGCCGCCCGAAGTACGCCACCGTCGGTCAGGAGACGCTCGCGTTCCTCGACCGCGAACTCGCCCACCCTGAGGGCGGCTTCTACGGCACCCTGGACGCCGACTCCGGCGAGGGAGAAGGCGAGTACTACGTCTGGACGCCCGACTCCGTCGCTGAGGCGCTCGCGAACGCCGACCACGAGTTCGAAGACGACGACGTGGACCTGGTGTGTGACCGCTTCGGCGTCGACTCGGCGGGGAACTTCGAGGGCGGGACGACCGTGCTCACCCGCGCGACCCCGGTCCCCGACCTCGCGGACGAGTACGACCTCTCCGTTGAGACGGTTCGCGAGCGGCTGATGCACGCGCGGACGGCGCTGTTCGACCACCGCGAGTCGACCCGCGAGCGCCCGCCGCGCGACGAGAAGGTGCTCGCGGGGTGGAACGGCCTCGCTATCTCGGCGTTCGCCGCCGGCGCGCGCACGCTCGACGCCGGATACGCCGACCGTGGCGCCGAGGCGCTCGGGTTCGTCCGCGAGCACCTCTGGGACGGCGACCGACTCAGTCGGCGCTACATCGAGCGCGACGGCGACGCCGTCGGCGAGGGCGAGGTGAAGGGGAACGGCTACCTCGAGGACTACGCGTACCTCGGCCGGGCGGCCCTCGATCTGTACGGCGTCACGGGCGACGTGGACCACCTCGGGTTCGCGCTGGATCTGGGTCGAACGATCGTCGAGGCGTTCTACGACGCCGACGACGGCACCGTCTACTCGACGCCGAACGACGCCGAGGACCTCGTGGTTCGCCCGCAGGAGCCGACCGACGCGTCGACGCCCTCCAGCCTCGGGGTGGCGACGCGGCTCCTGCTCGACCTCGATCTCTTCGCGCCCGACGAGGAGTTCGACCCCGTCGCCCGCGAGGTGCTCGCGACCCACGCGGACGGCGTGACGGCCTCGCCGCTGGAGCACGTCACGCTGGCGCTCGCGGCCGCGCGCGCCGAGAGCGGCCCCTTCGAACTCACCCTCGCGTGCGAGGAGGTTCCCGCCGAGTGGCGCGACACGCTCGCGAGCCGCTACCTCCCCGGCGTCGTGATCGCCCCCCGTCCGCCGACCGCGGACGGCGTCGCCGACTGGGCCGACGACCTCGGGCTCGCGGAGGTCCCCCCGATCTGGCGCGACCGGGACGCGCGCGACGGGACGGCGACAGCGTACGCCTGCCGCGACTTCACCTGCTCGCCGCCGAACCACGACCTCCGCGCGGCGCTGGAGTGGGCCGCCGGGGAGTGATGCGCCGGCGGTCCGGAGTCGCGCGGGTCCCCGCCGGCGGCCACGTCGCTTCCGCGGTCGGCGACGCGCGGAGCGTAACCGCTTTGCCCGGCGGCGGCGACGCGGAGGTATGACCACGGTCTGTCTCGTCGGCGACCCCGAGGCCGACCTGCGCTACGAGCTGCTCTCGCGGGAGACGGCGCGGGAGGCGCTCGCGACGTACGACCTCCGCTCCCCGTTCGAGAACTCGCTCGCGCTCGACACCGTCAGCCTCGGCGCCGCGGTGTCGCTGTGCAACGACCTCAACTGGTATCTCGTCCGGTTCGTCGACGAGGTGCTGATCAGGGAGCCGTCGATCACCGACGAGGAGTGGCTCTCGCGGACGCTGGCGACGGCCGTCCGCAACGACGCCGTCCGCCGCGAGGAGACAGACCGGTTTCTGAAGCTGTACGGGCTCGAGGACGGCCGGCTCGTCGAACCGATGTATCTCGCGCGCAGCGACGACGCCGAGCTGCCGGAGTACGACCTGCGCGACGTGGACGAGACGGTCGGCGTGCGCGTGACGCGCGAGGAGTTCGAGAACTGAGCCCACAACCGGACGATCCGCCGCTGACCCTCAGTCGAACAATCCGGTCGACATGTACCGCTCCCCGGAGTCCCAGAACACGGTGAGCACCAGGGGGTCGTCGCCGGCGACGCCGACGCGGTCGTCCGAGCGCGGATCCCACCCCTCGACAGCAACGTCGCGATAGCCGGGGTCGTCGCCGGCGACGAACGCCTCGGCCACGTCGCGGGCGCGGAGGTTCGAGCCGCCCGAGGACTGCCCGACGAGGATCCCCTCCTCGCGGGCGAGTCGTCGGCACTCGGCCTCGGCCTCGTCGAGTCCGACGGTGAGCACGCCGTCGAGCAGACCCCTGTCGAGGTTCGGGCTGACGAACCCCGGACCCATCCCCTGAAACGAGTCGGTCTCGGGCTCGCGACCAGACAGCACCGCCGAGTCTTCGGGCTCGACGGCGACCACGTCCATCCCCGGGAACGCCTCACGCAGGCGGCGGCCGATCCCCGTGATCGTCCCGCCGGTGCCGACCCCGGCGACAAGCGCGTCCGGCTCGCGTCCGTCGAGCTGCTCGAGGATCTCGATGCCGGTCGTCTCGTAGTGCGCCTCGGGATTGGCGCCGTTCTCGAACTGCCGGAGCTGGACCATCCCCTCGGCCTCCAGCTCGTCGGCGCGGTCCTTCGCGGCGTCGATACCGCCGTCGACGAGCTCCAAGTCGGCGCCGTAGGCGGCCATGATCCGCCGTCGTTCCTCGCTTTTCGAGGCCGGCATCACGACGGTCACGTCGTACCCCTTCGCGGCGCCGACCATCGCGATGCCGATGCCCGTGTTCCCCGATGTCGGCTCCACGAGCGTGTCGCCCGGCTCGAGGGTTCCCTCGGCCTCCGCGCGCTCGATCATCCGCTTCGCCGGGCGATCCTTCGCCGAGCCGCCGGGGTTTCGCGACTCGAGCTTGGCCGCCACGGTCGCGCCCGGCGGCGAATCCACCCGGACCAGCGGGGAGCCGATTGTGTCGAGTACCGAATCGTCCATGCCCCCGCTACTCGCGTCAGGCGTAAATGCTCCCGAGTCGGCGGCAAGCCCTCGGGCGATCCTCGCGCACGAACGCGCGGCCGGCTTACCGGAGGAACGACCCGGCGACCGCACGCCGGATCTGCCGGCGGCGCCGCGCTTAACCCGGCGTGTGCCCCAGAGACGACCATGAGTACGACGCTTTCGACGATGGACCCCGACGGCGGCGCCGATATCGACCCGGACGTGGCCGCCGCGCTCGGCGCCGACGGGCTGACGTACAAGGTGTGGGGCGGCGACTGGTGTCCCGACTGCACTGGGCAGCTCCCGGCGTTCGCGGCCGCGCTCGACGCCGCCGGGGTCCCGGCCGACCGCATCGAGCAGTACCCAGTCGAGAAGGTCGACGGCGAGAAGCAGGGCCCGGGTATGGACGAGTACAGCGTCGAGTACATCCCGACGGTGATCGTCTTCGACGCCGAGGGCGAGGAACTCACCCGGTTCGTCGAGTCGGCCGACACGGACATCGCGACGTTCCTCGCCCGCGAACTCGCGGCCGACTGAGATCACGACGGTCGGAGTCCCTCGGCGCCGAACCTTCGTATCGGAAAACGACACCAGCCACCGCGTGGTCTGACGACGACCGCGCGACGGAGGGAGAAACTCCCGGCGACGCCGCCGCGCGCGACGACTGTCGCCGGGTGTCAGCCAAACTCGACGGGGTGTGAGCGACGGCGTCGGTCAGAACGTCGTGATCTCGCCGTCGATGACGCGCCGGGTCACGTCGGTGACGTTCGCGAGGCGCTCGTCGATGATCGCGGTCGCCTCCTCCTCGATGTCGGCGACGGCGACGCTCTCCTCGGTGACGACCTGCGCGTCGGCGACGTGGGGCTGGTCGATGGGGCGGCCGATCTGCGAGAGCAGGCGGACCTGCAGGTCGCGGATGCCGTCGACCTCCTCGACGACGGCCTCCGCGATGTCCGTCGAGAGGAGGTTGTAGATCTTCCCGATGTGGTTGACGGGGTTCTTGCCGGAGGTCGCCTCCATGCTCATCGGTCGGTTCGGGGTGATGAGCCCGTTCGCTCGGTTGCCGCGGCCGACGGAGCCATCGTCGCCCTGCTCGGCGGAGGTGCCGGTCGTCGTGAGGTAGATGGATCCCTCCTCGAGGTCGTCGGCGGTGTTCACCTCGACGTGCACTTCGCGGTCGGTGTGCTCCTCGGCGAGCCCGGTGACGAACGCCTCGACGCGCTCGGTCGCCTCGCGGTACTCGTCGATGTCGTCGATGTAGGCGTCGACCATCGCGGCCGCGACGGTGATGTCGATCGTGTCGCCCTCGCGCTTGCCCATGATCTTGATGTCCTGTCCGATCTCCGGGTGGTCGGCGCCGTACGCGCCGTTCAGCTCGCGCTCGGCCTCCAGGACGATCCGCTCGGTTTCGGTGAGCGGCGCGTGGCCGACGCCGAAGGAGGTGTCGTTCGCCATCGGCACCTGCGCGCCGTCCTCGCCGAAGACGTCCTGGAGGTCGCCCGACCCCTCGCCGAGCTTCACGTCGACGACGATGTCGGTTCCGACCTCCAGCTCCGGCAGCGCCTCTCGGAGGTACGCGCGGGCGGATTCGAGCGCGACGCGGCCGACGGGCAGCGTCAGCTCCCGGCCGTCGTCGGTCTCGTACTCCT
Protein-coding sequences here:
- the purD gene encoding phosphoribosylamine--glycine ligase — encoded protein: MSETVLLVGGGGREHAIARAVAGDASLYACAGNRNPGIASLADGFEQIGERDADAIVDYAERVDADLAVIGPESALEAGVADALDDAGVYTFGPRAEEARIETDKAFQRRFMADNDIPGNPDFETFDSAEAAADYVAEYDGDVAVKPVGLTGGKGVRVTGDQLTTDAAVEYILDAEWDEWVIEERLVGEEFTVQAFVANGEVRTTPAVQDHKRAYEGDEGPNTGGMGSYTDTDLTLPFMTDDDYDDAVEIIEAVVDALPEYKGVLYGQFMLGVDGPKVVEFNARFGDPEAMNTLPVLETPFLEVLTAARDGESLPELAFSGEATVCKYAVPAGYPVEPDAGARIEVDESSVGDALLFYASVDQREDGLFTTTSRSFAVVGLGDSIADAEADAEAALSMVDEGFHVRHDIGTAELVQSRIDHMAELRGE
- a CDS encoding methionine adenosyltransferase, whose amino-acid sequence is MRNIQVSELDRRAVEDQEVEIVERKGIGHPDSICDGIAEAVSRGLSQLYLDRVGHVLHYNTDETQLVAGNAAPSYGGGEVVDPIYVLIVGRATKEYETDDGRELTLPVGRVALESARAYLREALPELEVGTDIVVDVKLGEGSGDLQDVFGEDGAQVPMANDTSFGVGHAPLTETERIVLEAERELNGAYGADHPEIGQDIKIMGKREGDTIDITVAAAMVDAYIDDIDEYREATERVEAFVTGLAEEHTDREVHVEVNTADDLEEGSIYLTTTGTSAEQGDDGSVGRGNRANGLITPNRPMSMEATSGKNPVNHIGKIYNLLSTDIAEAVVEEVDGIRDLQVRLLSQIGRPIDQPHVADAQVVTEESVAVADIEEEATAIIDERLANVTDVTRRVIDGEITTF
- a CDS encoding DUF5804 family protein; amino-acid sequence: MTTVCLVGDPEADLRYELLSRETAREALATYDLRSPFENSLALDTVSLGAAVSLCNDLNWYLVRFVDEVLIREPSITDEEWLSRTLATAVRNDAVRREETDRFLKLYGLEDGRLVEPMYLARSDDAELPEYDLRDVDETVGVRVTREEFEN
- a CDS encoding acyltransferase, with product MSTDDEVDGGGGDPGDDAGDAGGDIGGDGNERPARYDRLERHPTPGGRNSLRHWTDAKSPVRVALNYLAIWIIRVSPSLRLKSWLLRRLGATVGAGVSWGLEATPDVFWPERITLGEDAIVGYDSVLLCHEFLQDEYRLGDVVVGDRAMLGAKVTVLPGVRIGEDAQVAANSLVADDVPPGATVAGVPAEPVERDEDERDGDENES
- a CDS encoding thioredoxin family protein, with the translated sequence MSTTLSTMDPDGGADIDPDVAAALGADGLTYKVWGGDWCPDCTGQLPAFAAALDAAGVPADRIEQYPVEKVDGEKQGPGMDEYSVEYIPTVIVFDAEGEELTRFVESADTDIATFLARELAAD
- a CDS encoding mechanosensitive ion channel family protein, encoding MSLPARLWLALGVVVLAALLGYLVVRVNRRILVGAGVPETIEGTAFERTAREFGTSTVSLVANLSGYFIFILGLIVALTIARVEYIAAFWNRTAGFLPSLFLAILVLIVGLVVGDKVELLINDRLRGIKLPQAGIVPSVAKWSVVFIAVLVALGQIGVDTAALVVLLATYGFALVLFGGLAFRDLLASGAAGFYLLLEQPYSIGDRVRIGDTDGVVQEVNVFVTHVESDGAEYVVPNRHAFTEGVVRIRE
- the dacZ gene encoding diadenylate cyclase DacZ, which translates into the protein MTSSADLLADLVADVDGVFLFAPTGSTYEDYREVDGEPAVVVAPENDHDAERYVELPLEFDNVRDRIRFGVEGAMDQGYCAEGDVVACAVGVFDDPIDGVIRTSVTESMHSGIYDLFANSRADPAVVRDVFDVAIELGKKGQKGKPVGALFVVGDAGKVMNKSRPLSYNPFEKSHVHVGDPIVNVMLKEFSRLDGAFVISDSGKIVSAYRYLEPGAEGVDIPKGLGARHMAGGAITRDTNAIAIVLSESDGLVRAFKGGRLVLELDPEEY
- a CDS encoding PLP-dependent cysteine synthase family protein, with the translated sequence MDDSVLDTIGSPLVRVDSPPGATVAAKLESRNPGGSAKDRPAKRMIERAEAEGTLEPGDTLVEPTSGNTGIGIAMVGAAKGYDVTVVMPASKSEERRRIMAAYGADLELVDGGIDAAKDRADELEAEGMVQLRQFENGANPEAHYETTGIEILEQLDGREPDALVAGVGTGGTITGIGRRLREAFPGMDVVAVEPEDSAVLSGREPETDSFQGMGPGFVSPNLDRGLLDGVLTVGLDEAEAECRRLAREEGILVGQSSGGSNLRARDVAEAFVAGDDPGYRDVAVEGWDPRSDDRVGVAGDDPLVLTVFWDSGERYMSTGLFD
- a CDS encoding thioredoxin domain-containing protein, whose protein sequence is MSDPTARNRLDEEASPYLRQHADNPVHWQPWDDDALAAARERDVPVFLSVGYAACHWCHVMEEESFEDEAVADVLNDEFVPVKVDREERPDLDRVYQTVNQLVNGRGGWPLSVWLTPEGKPFYVGTYFPRDGRQGMPGFLEVCRNIADSWNDPDQRADMEERAEQWTAAARDELESTGDSSGGSVGDDGAAAGGGPPDADVLSDAVTAALRSADREHGGFGRQGPKFPQVGRIDLLMQAYARSGREEPLNVAVETLDAMADGGLYDQVGGGFHRYCTDREWVVPHFEKMLYDNAELARVFLDAHRLLGRPKYATVGQETLAFLDRELAHPEGGFYGTLDADSGEGEGEYYVWTPDSVAEALANADHEFEDDDVDLVCDRFGVDSAGNFEGGTTVLTRATPVPDLADEYDLSVETVRERLMHARTALFDHRESTRERPPRDEKVLAGWNGLAISAFAAGARTLDAGYADRGAEALGFVREHLWDGDRLSRRYIERDGDAVGEGEVKGNGYLEDYAYLGRAALDLYGVTGDVDHLGFALDLGRTIVEAFYDADDGTVYSTPNDAEDLVVRPQEPTDASTPSSLGVATRLLLDLDLFAPDEEFDPVAREVLATHADGVTASPLEHVTLALAAARAESGPFELTLACEEVPAEWRDTLASRYLPGVVIAPRPPTADGVADWADDLGLAEVPPIWRDRDARDGTATAYACRDFTCSPPNHDLRAALEWAAGE